AGGAAGAGCAGTATAAAAAACTCCTTCCTGTTCTTCTGGATGATATGGCAAGATTTTTGAATCTCCTTGAATCTTCCGGAAGGAATATTGTGGTTATATTCATCCCTGAGCACGGGAGGGCGGTGCATGGCAGCGCGATGCAAAAACCTGGGTTTCGGGATATACCGCTCCCTGATATAACAAATATACCTGTGGGGGTCAAGCTTATTGGAAAATTCCAATATGACAGGAAAAAGAGGCAGCAGGTCATCATCCATGAGTCCGCAAGCTATTTTGCCGCCGCATACATGCTGGCATCCTTTATTGAAAAAAACCCTTTTAAATATGAGGGATTCTTTTCCAGAAGGTTTATAAATGCCATACCGCGGACAGATTTTGTGGCGGAAAATGAGGTCAATATAGTAATCAGGAGAGAGAAAAACTACTTTTTATACGGAAAGGATAAAAAGTGGCTGCCCCTTCACTGAGGCCATTGCCAAATTTGGGATTTTATATGCCTGTGCGCAAAATCGCATATCTCTGTGGGATATTATTCTGTGTTTTTATATTCATGCCTTCATCTCAGGCAATGGGGATTGAGGGTTTTCCAGGCTCCACATGGGGGATACTGACTCATGATACCGGGGGTCTGACAGGCTCAGGCGCCATGGGCTGGGTCAGGCAGGGGATTGACTGGGCTGTCCTGCCGGGAGACATAACCGTAGATACCTATGTCGAGTACCGCTACAGGTCCAGGACAAAACAGAATGAATTTTATGACGCAGAAGGGCCAGCGATGGGCATTGAGCTCAAAAAATCCATATTTGCATTAGGCGCGGATTATTACTGGGAGAGGTTTCCAAAGATAGATAAAAGCTCGGAGAACCGCGAATTATATCTGACCTATTATTATGGATGGGATTTAAAAAAATTGACAGGGGCAGATCTGCCTGTGATTGAAGGGCTTTCAGGCTCAATATGGGGAAGACTGAATTACGATGCCGCCGGGCTCACAGGCTCAGGCACCATGGGCTGGATCAATCAGGGGATTGACTGGGTTACGTTCCCCGGAAGTATAACACTTAATACCTACGCAGAGTACCGCTATAGACTCAGGACGAAGGAAAAAAACTATTACAATGCAGAAGGGCCTGCATTGGGTATTGAATTTAGAAAATCGGTCTTCAGATTAGGCATGGATTATTACTGGCAGAGATTCCCCGAGATAAAAAATGAATCAAAAAGTCTTGAGATATATCTGTCATGGTATTATTCATGGGACCTGAAAGGGAAATAGAATGCAGATACCTATGGATAATACTATCCATCTATGTTAAAAAAATAGCTTAAAGAATGGGTTGTAAATCAAGGTGGAAGTTTAAAAACATTTAACATCATATCAACAATATTTTAATCCTTGAGGAGATATAATAATTTATATGAGTAGAGGCAAGGTCTATCTAATCGGCGCAGGCCCTGGGGACCCAGGGCTTATCACGGTTAAGGCCGTAGAGTGTATTAAAGAGGCAGACGTTGTTGTCTATGACTATCTGGCAAATAAGAAGTTTCTGGAGTATGCCGGAAAGGGCGCAGAGATTATCTATGTCGGCAAGATAGGCGGCGCGCATACATTGCCGCAGGAAGATATAAATAAACTCATTATTGAAAAAGCAAAAAAGGGAAAGGTTATTGCAAGGCTTAAGGGCGGCGACCCTTTTATCTTTGGAAGGGGCGGCGAAGAGGCTGAGGAGCTTGTAGGGGCAGGTATTGCTTATGAAGTTGTGCCTGGTGTTACAGCAGGGGTAGCTGCTGCTGCGTATGCAGGCATACCTCTGACGCACAGGGATTTCACAACAACTGTGGCATTTATTACAGGCCATGAAGACCCGACAAAGGATGAATCAAATATATACTGGGACAAGATTTCAACAGGTATCGGCACACTGGTTTTTTATATGGGCATTGGAAACCTTGGGCCGAATATGAAGAAACTTATTGAAAATGGGAGAAGCCCAGATACCCCTGCTGCTTTAATACGTTGGGGGACAACACCGGATCAGGAGACGCTTGTTGGAACCATCGGCGATATTGCAGAAAAGGCAAAGGCAATAAATTTCAAGGCGCCTGCAATAACTGTTGTGGGCGGGGTCGTTTCGTTAAGGGATAAATTAAGGTGGTTTGATAAAAGGCCGCTTTTTGGCAAGAGGGTTGTTATTACAAGGGCAAGGGAGCAGGCTTCTGATTTTGCAGATTTGTTAAAAGAGAATGGCGCTGATGTAATTGAGTTCCCAACAATAGAGATAGTCCCTCCTAAAAAATGGGATGATGTTGATAAGGCAATTAAAAGGCTTTCATCCCCTCACCCTACCCTCTCCCGCAAGGGGAGAGGGAATTATTATGATTGGGCTATCTTTACCAGCGTAAATGGTGTAAAATATTTTGTAGAACGACTGAAAAAACAGGGTAAGGATATAAGGGAGCTAAAGGGCATTAAGATATGCGCCATCGGCCCTGCAACAGCCAAAGCAATAGAGGATTTAGGCATAAAGGTTGACTTTCTGCCAAAAGAATATCGCGCAGAGGCGATAATAGAAGGTCTTGGTAAAAACAGGATAAAAGGCAGGAGATTTTTACTCCCCAGGGCATTAAAGGCAAGAGAGATACTCCCTGAGGAGATAAAGAGGCTCGGCGGCAAAGTTGATGTTGTGCCTACCTACAGGACAATAAAGCCAAAGGAAAAGACTGATGAAATTAGAAAAATGTTTGAGGAAAAAAAGATTGACGTAGTAACATTCACATCTTCTTCAACAGTGGAGAATTTTGTGGGTATGTTTAAAAAGGGAGAGGCGCCGGGTCTTTTAAACGGCGCAGTAGTCGCCTCCATAGGGCCGATAACAAAGGATACGGCAACCAAATTGGGCATAAAGACAGATATAATGCCTGAAAAATACACAATACCGGCATTGACAGAGGAGATAGTAGAGTATTTTAAGAAACAGGAGGGGAAATCATTATGATAGACATAACAAAACTTTTTTGCGGAGCTGATACAACAGG
The DNA window shown above is from Deltaproteobacteria bacterium and carries:
- the cobA gene encoding uroporphyrinogen-III C-methyltransferase, coding for MSRGKVYLIGAGPGDPGLITVKAVECIKEADVVVYDYLANKKFLEYAGKGAEIIYVGKIGGAHTLPQEDINKLIIEKAKKGKVIARLKGGDPFIFGRGGEEAEELVGAGIAYEVVPGVTAGVAAAAYAGIPLTHRDFTTTVAFITGHEDPTKDESNIYWDKISTGIGTLVFYMGIGNLGPNMKKLIENGRSPDTPAALIRWGTTPDQETLVGTIGDIAEKAKAINFKAPAITVVGGVVSLRDKLRWFDKRPLFGKRVVITRAREQASDFADLLKENGADVIEFPTIEIVPPKKWDDVDKAIKRLSSPHPTLSRKGRGNYYDWAIFTSVNGVKYFVERLKKQGKDIRELKGIKICAIGPATAKAIEDLGIKVDFLPKEYRAEAIIEGLGKNRIKGRRFLLPRALKAREILPEEIKRLGGKVDVVPTYRTIKPKEKTDEIRKMFEEKKIDVVTFTSSSTVENFVGMFKKGEAPGLLNGAVVASIGPITKDTATKLGIKTDIMPEKYTIPALTEEIVEYFKKQEGKSL